A single genomic interval of Novosphingobium ginsenosidimutans harbors:
- the fsa gene encoding fructose-6-phosphate aldolase: MKFFADTAEIAEIKDLAATGLLDGVTTNPSLIAKSGRDFIEVTREICGITSGPVSAEVVALDHEGMMREAEVLRKIADNVCIKVPLTIDGLKTCKALTSEGTMVNVTLCFSANQALLAAKAGASFISPFVGRHDDNGWDGMQLISDIRLIYDNYGFQTEILVASVRHSVHVLEAAKIGADVMTAPPSVIKGLFKHILTDKGIEGFLADWAKTGQSI, translated from the coding sequence GTGAAGTTCTTTGCCGACACCGCCGAAATCGCCGAGATCAAGGACCTGGCCGCCACTGGCCTGCTTGATGGCGTCACCACCAACCCCTCACTGATCGCCAAGTCGGGGCGCGATTTCATCGAAGTGACCCGCGAAATCTGCGGGATCACCAGCGGCCCGGTCAGCGCCGAAGTGGTCGCGCTCGATCACGAAGGGATGATGCGTGAGGCGGAAGTCCTGCGCAAGATTGCCGATAACGTCTGCATCAAGGTGCCGCTGACCATTGACGGCCTTAAGACCTGCAAGGCGCTGACCAGTGAAGGCACCATGGTCAACGTCACGCTCTGCTTCTCGGCCAACCAGGCGCTGCTGGCGGCGAAGGCCGGAGCCAGTTTCATTTCGCCGTTCGTGGGCCGCCATGACGATAACGGCTGGGACGGGATGCAGCTGATCAGCGACATCCGCCTGATCTATGACAACTATGGCTTCCAGACCGAGATCCTGGTCGCCTCGGTGCGCCATTCGGTTCACGTGCTCGAAGCCGCCAAGATCGGCGCCGATGTGATGACGGCGCCGCCGTCGGTCATCAAGGGGCTGTTCAAGCATATCCTGACCGACAAGGGCATCGAAGGCTTCCTGGCCGACTGGGCCAAGACCGGGCAGTCGATCTGA
- a CDS encoding glutathione S-transferase family protein, whose product MLTVHHLRISQSERIVWLCEELGIEYDLKLYNRREDNRLAPDEYKALHPMGIAPVITDGDLVLGESGAICEYIDRKYGGCRLSPGVDDPDFADHLFWFHFSNATFMTNGMMGLVAQSLGAAETPPFVADRVAKAWAMTNARLGEAEFFGGRNLTLADIMMGFNLTTSRAFGGASLDPYPNIAAYLQRIGQRPAYQRAMAKAEPGMPPMLT is encoded by the coding sequence ATGCTGACCGTCCATCACCTACGCATTTCCCAGTCCGAGCGGATCGTCTGGCTTTGCGAGGAGCTGGGGATCGAATACGATCTGAAGCTCTACAATCGCCGTGAGGACAATCGGCTGGCGCCGGACGAGTACAAGGCGCTGCACCCGATGGGGATTGCGCCCGTGATTACCGATGGCGACCTGGTGCTGGGCGAAAGCGGGGCGATCTGCGAATATATCGACCGCAAGTATGGCGGCTGCCGCCTCTCGCCCGGCGTCGACGATCCGGACTTTGCCGATCACCTGTTCTGGTTCCACTTTTCCAACGCGACCTTCATGACCAACGGCATGATGGGGCTGGTGGCGCAGTCGCTCGGTGCTGCTGAAACACCGCCCTTTGTTGCCGATCGGGTTGCCAAGGCCTGGGCGATGACGAATGCGCGACTGGGTGAGGCAGAATTCTTCGGCGGCCGCAACCTGACCCTGGCCGACATCATGATGGGCTTCAACTTGACCACCTCGCGCGCATTCGGCGGGGCCTCGCTGGATCCCTATCCGAACATCGCAGCCTACCTGCAGCGGATCGGCCAGCGTCCGGCCTATCAGCGCGCGATGGCCAAGGCCGAGCCTGGCATGCCGCCGATGCTTACCTGA
- a CDS encoding isocitrate lyase/PEP mutase family protein encodes MTDPVTAFKALHVPGDPLVLFNIWDAGSARAVARAGAKAIATGSYGVAEAQGFSDGEDFSIDDALRNLERVLRVTDLPVTLDFESGYGATAKEVGQSVQRARAAGAAGINMEDRMPGQAELIPLAEAADRVAAAAGSGLFVNARCDVYRGAKPEALGQSQIDAVLERAEAYAAAGAGGLFVPFLGDHAAITAICAGSPLPVNILWGPGRGTRAELAACGVARISYGHGPWAAAMDWLEGQARAVFAGEVVPYASG; translated from the coding sequence ATGACTGACCCCGTAACCGCGTTCAAGGCGCTTCACGTCCCAGGCGATCCGCTGGTGCTGTTCAACATCTGGGACGCTGGCAGCGCGCGGGCCGTGGCACGGGCGGGCGCCAAGGCGATTGCTACCGGATCCTACGGCGTCGCCGAGGCGCAGGGGTTTAGCGATGGCGAGGACTTTTCGATCGACGATGCCTTGCGCAACCTGGAACGGGTGCTGCGGGTAACCGACCTGCCCGTCACGCTTGATTTCGAATCCGGCTATGGCGCAACCGCCAAAGAGGTTGGCCAGTCGGTCCAGCGGGCCCGCGCCGCCGGTGCTGCCGGGATCAACATGGAGGACCGGATGCCGGGCCAGGCCGAGCTGATCCCGCTGGCTGAGGCGGCTGACCGGGTGGCGGCAGCGGCCGGTTCCGGGCTGTTCGTCAACGCGCGCTGCGATGTCTATCGCGGGGCCAAGCCCGAGGCGCTGGGCCAGAGCCAGATCGATGCAGTGCTTGAACGGGCAGAGGCCTATGCAGCGGCAGGCGCGGGTGGTCTGTTCGTGCCGTTCCTGGGCGATCATGCGGCGATCACCGCGATCTGTGCCGGTTCGCCATTGCCGGTGAACATCCTGTGGGGACCGGGGCGGGGCACCCGCGCCGAACTGGCGGCCTGCGGCGTCGCGCGGATCAGCTATGGTCACGGTCCCTGGGCGGCGGCGATGGACTGGCTGGAAGGGCAGGCGCGGGCGGTGTTTGCCGGTGAAGTCGTACCTTATGCTTCCGGCTGA
- a CDS encoding F0F1 ATP synthase subunit delta, translated as MENSGGITASLQGRYASALYELASESKAVTAVEGDLDKLGAAILGNADLAALIRNPQIGRDAAAAAMAEVGKVLGLHQLTQNFIGVLAGNRRLAALPDVVRAFSTIATAARGEVTAEVTSAHPLSDAQLKALAAKLKAREGKDVKIKANVDPEVLGGLVVRIGSTQIDSSIRTRLNTLANAMKG; from the coding sequence GTGGAGAATTCCGGCGGCATTACGGCCAGCTTGCAGGGGCGATACGCCTCTGCGCTTTATGAGCTGGCCAGCGAATCCAAGGCTGTAACCGCTGTCGAGGGCGACCTCGACAAGCTGGGCGCGGCGATTCTCGGCAATGCCGATCTGGCCGCACTGATTCGGAACCCGCAGATCGGCCGCGATGCCGCTGCCGCCGCGATGGCCGAAGTCGGCAAGGTCCTTGGCCTGCATCAGCTTACTCAGAACTTCATCGGCGTGCTGGCGGGCAACCGCCGCCTCGCCGCGCTGCCCGATGTGGTCCGCGCCTTCAGCACGATCGCTACCGCCGCCCGCGGCGAAGTGACCGCTGAAGTGACCAGCGCCCATCCGCTCAGCGATGCCCAGCTCAAGGCGCTTGCCGCCAAGCTGAAGGCCCGTGAAGGCAAGGACGTAAAGATCAAGGCGAATGTCGACCCCGAGGTACTCGGGGGTCTGGTGGTCCGGATCGGTTCCACCCAGATCGACAGTTCGATCCGTACCCGTTTGAACACCCTCGCGAATGCGATGAAAGGCTGA
- a CDS encoding CPBP family intramembrane glutamic endopeptidase, with product MTELATAEPSRIRRIVAHPVNLLLIGFALMVAVGAVGSIVLNKVFGALDASKNTPTRLLGAIILAALFILAYKGYKRWIERAPDRELELAGAGRELALGLLGGAALFSVMTGIVALLGGFEIMGLRGAGAIWSMLGLSVFSGVFEEILIRGIVFRQLEAWLGSWIALALSSALFGALHIMNPGATWFSSVAIAVEAGILLGAAYMLTRRLWLAIGIHAAWNFTQGWVFSVPVSGGEAPLGLLITRRLGPDWLTGGDFGLEASVVAMIVATLAGVILLLLAIQRGQLVAAPWRRVR from the coding sequence ATGACCGAATTAGCCACCGCCGAACCCTCGCGAATCCGGCGGATCGTCGCTCACCCGGTCAACCTGCTGCTGATCGGTTTTGCATTGATGGTGGCAGTCGGTGCAGTGGGGTCGATTGTACTCAACAAGGTGTTCGGCGCGCTTGATGCAAGCAAGAACACACCGACGCGGCTGCTAGGCGCCATCATTCTCGCTGCGCTCTTCATCCTTGCTTACAAGGGCTACAAGCGTTGGATCGAACGAGCACCCGACCGCGAGCTGGAATTGGCCGGGGCCGGGCGCGAGCTGGCGCTCGGTCTGCTCGGCGGGGCTGCGCTCTTTTCGGTCATGACCGGCATCGTCGCCCTGCTTGGCGGGTTCGAAATCATGGGTCTGCGCGGCGCGGGGGCAATTTGGTCGATGCTTGGCCTTTCGGTGTTCAGTGGCGTGTTCGAGGAGATCTTGATCCGGGGGATCGTGTTCCGCCAGCTTGAGGCCTGGCTTGGATCGTGGATCGCGCTGGCGCTCTCATCGGCGCTGTTCGGGGCGCTCCACATCATGAACCCGGGTGCTACCTGGTTTTCCAGCGTCGCCATCGCGGTCGAGGCCGGGATCCTGCTGGGTGCGGCTTATATGCTGACGCGGCGGCTGTGGCTGGCGATCGGCATCCACGCCGCCTGGAATTTCACGCAGGGCTGGGTGTTCTCCGTTCCCGTCTCGGGCGGAGAGGCGCCGCTGGGCCTGCTGATCACGCGCCGGCTCGGCCCGGACTGGCTGACCGGCGGCGATTTCGGTCTGGAAGCCAGCGTCGTGGCGATGATCGTCGCCACCCTTGCCGGGGTGATCCTGCTGCTGTTGGCGATCCAGCGCGGGCAGTTGGTTGCCGCGCCGTGGCGCCGGGTCAGGTAA
- a CDS encoding cryptochrome/photolyase family protein → MTVLVPVLGDQLSHGLASLKGCDPADTVVLMMEVAEEAAHVRHHKAKIALIFSAMRHFAAELRKAGWRVDYIRLDDPENAGSFTGEVIRAAERHSPRLIRVVEPGDWRVEQAMLDWQTFIGCPVEILPDSRFLCSRDEFASWAAGRKELRMEFFYREMRRRTGLLMDGKDPVGGKWNYDAANRSGPPTGLKGPPLPRFAPDAMTNEVIELVGTRFADHFGALDKFSWPVTAQEAETAAAAFLKDRLPTFGQWQDAMVRGQDFLFHAVLSPAINLGLLDPLDLCRRAEAEYRAGRAPLAAVEGFVRQLIGWREYIRGVYWLEMPGLAEDNYLGATRPLPDFYWTGKTDMACLADCVRTTRDNAYAHHIQRLMVLGNFALLAGIRPQDVADWFLVVYADAFDWVELPNVAGMALFADGGRLASKPYAASGAYIDRMSNYCGSCRYKVKLKTGPDACPFNALYWHFLDRNEDKLGRNMRLANPYATWRRMSEEKRTEYLASAEAFLQQLQNADAGWARHGQSEQNR, encoded by the coding sequence ATGACCGTGCTCGTGCCCGTGCTGGGCGATCAGCTTTCGCATGGTCTTGCCAGCCTCAAAGGCTGCGACCCAGCCGATACGGTTGTGCTGATGATGGAGGTGGCGGAAGAAGCCGCGCATGTACGCCATCACAAGGCCAAGATCGCGCTGATCTTCTCAGCCATGCGCCACTTCGCGGCCGAGCTCCGCAAGGCAGGCTGGCGGGTCGATTATATCCGGCTGGACGATCCCGAAAACGCGGGCAGCTTCACGGGAGAAGTCATTCGTGCTGCCGAGCGCCACTCACCCCGCCTGATCCGCGTGGTCGAACCGGGCGACTGGCGGGTCGAGCAGGCCATGCTCGACTGGCAGACCTTCATCGGCTGTCCGGTAGAGATCCTGCCCGATAGCCGCTTCCTCTGCTCGCGCGACGAATTTGCCAGCTGGGCGGCGGGCCGCAAGGAACTGCGGATGGAGTTCTTCTACCGAGAGATGCGGCGGCGCACCGGCCTGCTGATGGACGGGAAGGATCCGGTTGGCGGCAAGTGGAACTATGACGCCGCGAATCGCTCCGGCCCGCCCACGGGGCTGAAGGGACCGCCCCTTCCTCGCTTCGCGCCGGATGCAATGACGAACGAGGTAATCGAACTGGTCGGCACCCGCTTTGCCGATCACTTCGGTGCGCTGGACAAGTTCAGCTGGCCGGTCACGGCGCAGGAGGCCGAAACCGCCGCAGCGGCGTTCCTAAAAGACCGCCTGCCCACCTTTGGCCAATGGCAGGACGCGATGGTGCGCGGGCAAGACTTCCTGTTCCACGCCGTGCTCTCGCCCGCGATCAACCTCGGCCTGCTCGATCCGCTCGACCTCTGCCGCCGCGCCGAGGCCGAATATCGCGCCGGACGCGCGCCGCTGGCCGCGGTGGAAGGCTTCGTCCGCCAGTTGATTGGCTGGCGCGAGTACATTCGCGGGGTCTACTGGCTGGAAATGCCGGGGCTGGCCGAGGACAATTACCTTGGTGCCACCCGGCCGCTGCCGGACTTCTACTGGACTGGCAAAACCGACATGGCCTGCCTGGCCGATTGCGTCCGCACCACGCGAGACAATGCCTATGCCCACCATATCCAGCGCCTCATGGTGCTCGGCAATTTTGCCCTGCTTGCCGGAATCCGCCCGCAGGACGTGGCTGACTGGTTCCTGGTGGTCTACGCCGATGCCTTTGACTGGGTCGAGCTGCCCAACGTGGCCGGCATGGCCTTGTTTGCCGATGGCGGCCGATTGGCCTCCAAGCCCTATGCCGCCAGTGGCGCCTATATCGACCGGATGAGCAATTACTGCGGATCCTGCCGCTACAAGGTCAAGCTCAAGACCGGTCCGGACGCCTGCCCCTTCAATGCGCTCTACTGGCACTTCCTTGATCGCAACGAAGACAAGCTTGGCCGCAACATGCGCCTCGCCAATCCCTACGCCACCTGGCGGCGGATGAGCGAGGAGAAGCGCACGGAATACCTTGCCAGCGCGGAGGCATTCCTGCAGCAATTGCAAAACGCTGACGCCGGCTGGGCGCGGCATGGTCAATCAGAACAGAACCGATAG
- a CDS encoding primosomal protein N' translates to MSRVRLLVFNPVLSVLDYRVPPGVDVQLGNVVIAPLGPRQVLGIVWEPDRLDGTEVPESKLRPLLEVLPVPPIAEPLRRLIEWTADYYCAPLNSVARMMLGSMAALRGGGTTTEYRLSGLEPARLTPQRAAALDALQGEQASIRELAELASVSEGVLRGMVNAGILEPVTVDLDRAYPRAQPDHAQPELSEEQQAAADQFIAAVGAGKFQTFLLDGVTGSGKTECYFEAIAAAIRDRKQVLVMLPEIALTENFLRRFEARFGVPPVLWHSSLKQSERRRAWRAIVSGEAQVVVGARSALFMPFKRLGLIVVDEAHEVSFKQDDGVRYNARDVAVIRARFEAIPVILASATPALESLQLAEAGVYQKIDLPSRFGGATLPHIEVVDLRKDEPARQHWLAPSLVKALEDRLARGEQSLLFLNRRGYAPLTLCRHCGYRFQCPNCSAWLVEHRLSRRLACHHCGHASEVPEACPECHTPDCLVACGPGVERIADEVSSLFPEARIAIATSDTLNSPEKIADFVARAEGGAIDVIVGTQLVTKGYHFPELTLVGVIDADMGLEGGDLRAAERTYQQIAQVAGRAGRGVKPGEVLIQTRHPEAAVIAALAAGDRDAFYAAEAEARRDAGAPPFGRWAAIIVSSEDEAEARAAARQIGGARPDLPDVMILGPAPAPLSLLRGRYRYRLLINARRSAQLQDIIRQWLGALAFPQGVRVAVDIDPYSFV, encoded by the coding sequence ATGAGCCGCGTCCGCCTTCTTGTCTTCAATCCGGTCCTGTCGGTGCTCGATTACCGGGTGCCGCCGGGCGTGGACGTACAGCTGGGCAACGTGGTGATCGCCCCGCTCGGCCCGCGCCAGGTGCTGGGAATCGTCTGGGAACCGGATCGGCTCGACGGCACGGAAGTGCCCGAAAGCAAACTGCGCCCCCTGCTGGAGGTCCTGCCCGTCCCGCCGATTGCCGAGCCGCTGCGGCGGCTAATCGAATGGACGGCCGATTACTATTGCGCCCCGCTCAATTCCGTTGCCCGGATGATGCTGGGGTCGATGGCGGCGCTGCGCGGCGGTGGGACTACGACCGAGTATCGCCTGTCCGGCCTTGAACCAGCCCGCCTAACCCCGCAGCGCGCCGCCGCACTGGATGCCTTGCAGGGCGAGCAGGCCTCGATCCGCGAGCTGGCCGAACTCGCTTCGGTTTCCGAAGGCGTGCTGCGCGGCATGGTCAATGCCGGCATCCTGGAGCCGGTGACGGTTGACCTTGACCGCGCCTACCCCCGGGCGCAGCCGGACCATGCACAGCCTGAGTTGTCGGAAGAGCAGCAGGCCGCAGCCGATCAGTTTATAGCGGCTGTCGGCGCTGGAAAGTTCCAGACCTTTTTACTCGACGGGGTGACCGGGTCAGGCAAGACCGAGTGCTATTTCGAAGCCATCGCCGCAGCGATCCGGGACCGCAAGCAGGTGCTGGTGATGCTGCCGGAAATCGCCCTGACCGAGAATTTCCTGCGGCGGTTCGAGGCACGCTTCGGGGTACCGCCCGTACTGTGGCATTCTAGCCTCAAGCAGAGCGAGCGGCGGCGGGCCTGGCGAGCGATCGTTTCGGGCGAAGCGCAGGTTGTGGTCGGCGCGCGTTCGGCGCTGTTCATGCCGTTCAAGCGGCTGGGCCTGATCGTGGTCGACGAGGCGCACGAGGTCTCGTTCAAGCAGGACGACGGGGTGCGCTATAACGCCCGCGACGTTGCCGTGATCCGCGCGCGGTTCGAAGCGATCCCGGTGATCCTGGCGAGTGCCACACCCGCTCTGGAATCGCTGCAGCTGGCCGAAGCCGGGGTCTATCAGAAGATCGACCTGCCCAGCCGCTTTGGCGGTGCCACCCTGCCGCACATCGAAGTGGTCGACCTGCGCAAGGATGAACCGGCCCGCCAGCACTGGCTCGCTCCCTCGCTGGTCAAAGCGCTAGAAGACCGGCTGGCGCGCGGCGAACAATCGCTGCTGTTCCTCAACCGCCGCGGCTATGCCCCGCTGACGCTGTGCCGGCATTGCGGCTATCGCTTCCAGTGCCCCAACTGCTCGGCCTGGCTGGTCGAGCATCGACTGTCGCGGCGGCTGGCGTGCCACCACTGCGGTCATGCCTCCGAAGTGCCCGAGGCTTGCCCAGAATGCCACACGCCCGATTGCCTGGTCGCCTGCGGCCCCGGCGTGGAGCGGATCGCTGACGAGGTTAGCAGCCTGTTTCCCGAAGCGCGGATTGCCATCGCCACGTCCGACACGCTCAACAGCCCCGAAAAGATCGCCGATTTCGTCGCCCGGGCGGAAGGCGGCGCAATCGACGTGATTGTCGGTACGCAGCTTGTCACCAAGGGTTATCACTTTCCCGAACTGACCCTGGTTGGCGTGATCGATGCCGACATGGGCCTCGAAGGCGGCGACCTGCGGGCGGCCGAGCGGACATACCAGCAGATAGCCCAGGTAGCCGGACGCGCGGGCCGGGGGGTAAAGCCGGGCGAAGTGCTGATCCAAACCCGCCATCCCGAAGCCGCCGTCATCGCTGCCCTCGCCGCCGGTGACCGTGACGCCTTCTACGCCGCCGAAGCCGAGGCCCGGCGCGATGCCGGGGCGCCGCCGTTTGGCCGTTGGGCCGCGATCATCGTGTCGAGCGAGGATGAAGCTGAAGCGCGCGCGGCCGCCCGCCAGATCGGCGGGGCGCGGCCAGATCTGCCCGACGTCATGATCCTGGGTCCCGCCCCCGCCCCGCTTTCGCTACTGCGCGGGCGCTATCGCTATCGCCTGCTGATCAACGCCAGGCGCTCGGCCCAGTTGCAGGACATCATCCGCCAGTGGCTGGGCGCCTTGGCCTTCCCGCAGGGCGTGCGGGTCGCCGTGGATATCGATCCCTACTCCTTCGTATGA
- a CDS encoding dienelactone hydrolase family protein: MGDTITITMSDGHAMPVYHAQPSGARRGGLVLVQEIFGVTDHIRELCDEYAEDGYEVLSPGLFDRQEPGCALGYTGADWERAVQIARSEHDWDQGLKDTQTSVDWLAAKGGPVFIVGYCFGGSVAWRMAQISPNLTAASCYYGGYIATRFADEAPQAPAICHFGRYDNLVEFAPVEKLIEKQHPTAQIFVYEAGHGFNSDRRKDWHPESADLAKERTLMLFRACGS; this comes from the coding sequence ATGGGCGATACAATCACGATCACCATGTCTGACGGGCATGCAATGCCGGTCTATCATGCCCAGCCAAGCGGCGCGCGTCGGGGCGGGCTGGTGCTGGTGCAGGAGATTTTTGGCGTTACCGATCATATCCGTGAGCTGTGTGACGAATATGCGGAGGATGGCTATGAAGTGCTCAGCCCTGGCCTGTTCGATCGGCAGGAGCCAGGCTGTGCACTGGGCTACACTGGTGCCGACTGGGAGCGCGCAGTCCAGATCGCCCGCAGCGAGCATGACTGGGACCAAGGCCTGAAGGACACCCAGACCAGCGTCGACTGGCTGGCGGCGAAGGGTGGCCCTGTATTCATAGTCGGCTATTGTTTCGGCGGATCGGTCGCCTGGCGAATGGCGCAGATTAGCCCAAACCTGACAGCGGCCTCGTGTTACTATGGTGGCTACATCGCCACCCGCTTCGCCGACGAAGCGCCGCAGGCTCCTGCGATCTGCCACTTCGGGCGCTACGACAACCTGGTCGAGTTCGCGCCGGTAGAGAAGCTGATCGAGAAGCAACACCCGACGGCGCAGATCTTCGTTTACGAGGCCGGCCACGGCTTCAATTCCGATCGCCGCAAGGACTGGCATCCGGAAAGCGCCGACCTGGCCAAGGAGCGGACCCTGATGCTGTTCCGGGCCTGCGGCAGCTGA
- a CDS encoding DUF1203 domain-containing protein, translated as MTYRIAGLSDETFAPLFALEDAALAARNARRVTATASRGFPCRVSLEDAREGDELILLNHTSHDVGTPYRSTYAIYVRADVKPAEFIDTTPPVFEGRPLGLRGFDAEGNLRDARLALPGEADEKIRELLANPAIAYIDAHNAAHGCFSARVERHGDAPC; from the coding sequence ATGACCTATCGCATTGCCGGACTTTCTGACGAAACTTTCGCTCCCTTGTTTGCGCTTGAAGACGCAGCGCTGGCCGCGCGCAACGCCCGCCGGGTAACCGCCACCGCTAGCCGAGGCTTTCCCTGCCGGGTCAGCCTGGAGGACGCACGAGAGGGGGATGAACTGATTCTGCTCAATCACACCAGCCACGATGTCGGGACGCCCTATCGTAGCACCTATGCCATCTATGTGCGGGCCGACGTAAAGCCGGCAGAGTTCATCGACACGACCCCACCGGTGTTCGAAGGCCGCCCGCTCGGGCTGCGCGGCTTCGATGCAGAGGGCAACCTGCGTGATGCCCGCCTGGCCTTGCCGGGTGAGGCCGACGAGAAGATCCGCGAGCTGCTTGCCAATCCCGCGATCGCCTATATCGATGCCCATAATGCCGCGCATGGCTGCTTCAGCGCGCGGGTCGAGCGCCACGGAGATGCGCCATGCTGA
- a CDS encoding bifunctional transcriptional activator/DNA repair enzyme AdaA has protein sequence MLIDDDCWTAVLARDRAFDGRFVTGVLTTGIYCRPSCAARHPARHNVRFFADGAAARAAGLRPCKRCLPDDVSRDERAVLAAIAAIKAAEQPLALAALAAETGYSPTHFQRVFTRHTGLSPAAYARALMQERAAEALTGEGRVTEAIYAAGYSGPSRFYGNNREKLGMAPSAWANGGSGVTIHWAVVPTSLGPMLVAATDKGVCRLSFNEGREALVARFPKAELVEGGAEFAALLEQVVAAVEAPGDFAHIPLDVKGTAFQEAVWKELRRIPAGETRTYAQLAAAVGRPKAVRAAGSANGANNVAVLIPCHRVIATGGGLGGYAYGLEIKRKLLEKEAK, from the coding sequence ATGCTGATCGATGACGATTGCTGGACCGCCGTGCTGGCGCGCGACCGGGCCTTTGACGGGCGCTTTGTCACTGGGGTGCTGACGACCGGCATCTATTGCCGCCCGTCCTGCGCGGCGCGGCATCCGGCCCGTCACAATGTGCGCTTCTTTGCCGATGGCGCGGCCGCACGCGCAGCTGGTCTCAGGCCCTGCAAGCGTTGCCTGCCAGACGACGTCAGCCGCGACGAGCGGGCAGTGCTTGCAGCGATCGCCGCGATCAAGGCGGCCGAGCAACCGCTGGCCTTGGCCGCGCTGGCGGCGGAGACAGGTTATTCGCCCACGCACTTCCAGCGGGTCTTCACCCGCCACACCGGACTGTCCCCCGCCGCCTATGCGCGGGCCTTGATGCAAGAGCGGGCAGCCGAGGCGCTGACTGGTGAGGGCCGGGTGACCGAGGCCATCTATGCGGCCGGCTATTCCGGTCCGAGCCGGTTCTATGGCAACAATCGGGAGAAGCTGGGCATGGCACCTTCAGCCTGGGCCAACGGGGGCAGCGGGGTTACGATCCATTGGGCAGTAGTCCCGACCTCTTTGGGCCCGATGCTGGTTGCAGCTACTGACAAGGGCGTTTGCCGTTTGTCCTTCAACGAAGGCCGCGAAGCCTTGGTGGCGCGGTTTCCCAAGGCCGAACTGGTTGAGGGCGGGGCGGAGTTCGCAGCACTGCTCGAACAAGTGGTGGCCGCCGTCGAAGCGCCTGGCGACTTCGCCCACATCCCGCTCGACGTAAAGGGCACCGCCTTTCAGGAAGCAGTCTGGAAGGAACTGCGCCGCATTCCGGCCGGCGAGACCCGCACCTATGCCCAGCTTGCTGCGGCAGTCGGCCGGCCCAAGGCAGTCCGGGCGGCGGGCAGCGCCAATGGCGCCAACAATGTCGCTGTGCTGATTCCCTGCCACCGGGTCATTGCAACAGGCGGCGGGCTGGGTGGTTATGCCTATGGCTTGGAGATCAAGCGCAAGCTGCTCGAAAAGGAAGCGAAATGA